Proteins from one Nakamurella multipartita DSM 44233 genomic window:
- a CDS encoding LuxR C-terminal-related transcriptional regulator, whose amino-acid sequence MTRPTIATKMVVPSRRPALVDRPRLIERVRRGSRSRLTLVSAPAGFGKTTLLSAWLAENGAAGQRRVAWLSLDAGDRDPAVFWTYLATALRSAVPEVGSQTLELTAVDPLPIELVVTTLLNQLAAAEGEIWLVLDDYHLVDGSDIGTGMTRLLDNLPAHVHLVISTRADPDLALARWRVRRELVEIRAADLRFTVEEATDYLTQVAGLDLAGSAVAALEQRTEGWIAALQLAALSLQGRGDVAAFIDRFTGTDRFVVDYLVEEVLAHQPPDVRDFLLQTAVLDELTGPLCDALTGRRDGERTLVALERANLFLVPLDDRREWFRYHHLFADVLRARLLSERPDQVTRLHRQASNWFDQQDRPEDAIRHALAVGEVDRAADLIERALPALRRNRQDRQLRDWLTALPDETVRARPVLSVLVGHLLLASGDLAAVQARLDDAERALTTGTAGHGGSAELRTLPATIAVFRASVAQARGDEPATAAHARRALALAGPDDHLARGAAAGFLGLAAWARGDVRSALSTFEQAVTSLHAAGAVVDELSGTVILADLWSAAGRPGRARELYRDALRDAAAHRPAAARAEAEMLVGLSEIDCTAGDVTSAQQQLELADELSRGRPTTESRYRWFVARARVADATGAPAEALQLLTEAQRLYQPGYFPAVRPIPAIQARVRIRAGDLGPVMQWAQQPAVADADEDAYLHAYQHLTVVRLRLAQARAGAAGALDGTAERLERMAQAAQAAGRDGDLLEIHLLQALVRQARGDRPGAARALARAWAAAPEPDEYARLFLDEGEPVFDLLRDAATQTELAGPARRLLELGADPGRPPAPGTAGPLAVELSPREREVLRLLDSELTGPEIARTLFVSHNTLRTHTKHIFTKLDVTSRRAAVRRARDLGLL is encoded by the coding sequence ATGACCCGTCCGACGATCGCGACCAAGATGGTCGTCCCGTCGCGACGGCCGGCGCTGGTGGACCGGCCCCGGTTGATCGAGCGGGTGCGCCGCGGCAGTCGGTCGCGGCTGACCCTGGTGTCCGCCCCGGCCGGGTTCGGGAAGACGACCCTGCTGTCGGCCTGGCTGGCCGAGAACGGGGCGGCCGGCCAGCGGCGGGTGGCGTGGCTGTCCCTGGACGCCGGGGATCGAGATCCGGCGGTGTTCTGGACCTACCTGGCCACCGCGCTGCGCTCGGCGGTGCCCGAGGTCGGCTCGCAGACGCTGGAGCTCACCGCCGTCGACCCGCTGCCGATCGAGCTGGTGGTCACCACCCTGCTCAACCAGTTGGCCGCCGCCGAGGGTGAGATCTGGTTGGTGCTGGACGACTATCACCTGGTTGACGGTTCCGACATCGGCACCGGGATGACCAGGTTGCTGGACAACCTGCCCGCCCACGTGCATCTGGTGATCAGCACCCGCGCCGACCCCGATCTGGCCTTGGCTCGCTGGCGGGTCCGCCGCGAGCTGGTCGAGATACGGGCCGCGGACCTGCGTTTCACGGTCGAGGAAGCGACCGACTACCTCACCCAGGTGGCCGGTCTCGACCTGGCCGGTTCGGCCGTGGCCGCGCTCGAGCAGCGGACGGAGGGGTGGATCGCCGCTCTGCAGCTGGCCGCGTTGTCGCTCCAGGGGCGCGGTGACGTGGCCGCGTTCATCGACCGCTTCACCGGCACCGACCGGTTCGTCGTCGACTACCTGGTCGAGGAGGTGCTCGCTCATCAACCGCCCGATGTTCGTGACTTCCTTCTGCAGACCGCGGTCCTCGACGAGCTCACGGGGCCGTTGTGCGATGCGCTGACCGGCCGCCGCGACGGGGAGCGGACGCTGGTCGCGCTGGAGCGGGCCAACCTGTTTCTCGTTCCGCTGGACGATCGACGGGAATGGTTCCGCTACCACCACCTGTTCGCCGACGTGCTGCGCGCTCGTCTGCTCAGCGAACGACCCGACCAGGTGACCCGGCTGCATCGGCAGGCCAGCAACTGGTTCGATCAGCAGGACCGGCCGGAGGATGCCATCCGGCACGCGCTGGCCGTCGGTGAGGTGGATCGCGCGGCGGACCTGATCGAACGCGCCCTGCCCGCGCTGCGCCGGAACCGGCAGGACCGTCAGCTCCGCGACTGGCTGACCGCGCTGCCCGACGAGACCGTGCGCGCCCGGCCGGTGCTCAGCGTCCTCGTCGGGCACCTGTTGCTGGCCTCCGGTGACCTGGCCGCGGTGCAGGCCCGGCTCGACGACGCCGAGCGTGCGCTGACCACCGGCACAGCCGGCCACGGCGGCAGCGCCGAGCTGCGGACCCTGCCGGCCACCATCGCCGTGTTCCGGGCATCGGTCGCGCAGGCCCGCGGTGACGAGCCGGCCACCGCCGCGCACGCCCGCCGGGCCCTGGCCCTGGCCGGACCCGACGATCATCTCGCCCGGGGGGCGGCGGCCGGCTTCCTCGGCCTAGCCGCCTGGGCCCGGGGCGATGTGCGCAGCGCGCTGTCGACGTTCGAGCAGGCCGTGACCAGCCTGCACGCGGCCGGAGCCGTGGTCGATGAACTCAGTGGCACGGTGATCCTGGCCGATCTGTGGTCGGCCGCCGGCCGGCCCGGCCGGGCCCGGGAGCTGTATCGCGACGCCCTGCGGGACGCGGCGGCCCACCGCCCGGCGGCCGCCCGGGCGGAGGCCGAGATGCTGGTCGGGCTGAGCGAGATCGACTGCACGGCAGGAGACGTGACGAGCGCCCAGCAACAGTTGGAGCTCGCCGACGAGCTGTCCCGGGGCCGGCCGACCACCGAGAGTCGATACCGCTGGTTCGTCGCCCGGGCCCGGGTGGCCGACGCCACCGGTGCGCCCGCCGAGGCTCTGCAGTTGCTCACGGAGGCGCAGCGGCTCTACCAGCCGGGCTACTTTCCGGCGGTGCGGCCGATCCCGGCCATCCAGGCCCGGGTCCGGATCCGAGCCGGTGACCTGGGTCCGGTGATGCAGTGGGCCCAGCAGCCCGCGGTGGCCGACGCGGATGAGGACGCCTACCTGCATGCCTACCAGCACCTGACCGTCGTGCGGTTGCGCCTGGCTCAGGCTCGGGCCGGTGCGGCCGGGGCCCTGGACGGGACCGCGGAACGGCTGGAGCGGATGGCGCAGGCCGCGCAGGCGGCCGGGCGGGACGGGGATCTGCTGGAGATCCACTTGCTGCAGGCGCTGGTCCGGCAGGCGCGGGGTGACCGGCCGGGGGCCGCGCGCGCCTTGGCCCGGGCCTGGGCGGCCGCCCCCGAACCGGACGAGTACGCGCGGCTGTTCCTGGACGAGGGCGAGCCCGTGTTCGACCTGCTGCGGGACGCCGCCACCCAGACCGAGCTGGCCGGCCCCGCCCGCCGGCTGCTCGAGCTGGGCGCCGATCCCGGCCGGCCGCCGGCGCCCGGGACCGCGGGCCCGCTGGCCGTCGAGCTCAGCCCGCGGGAGCGAGAGGTGCTGCGCCTGCTGGACAGTGAGCTGACCGGGCCCGAGATCGCCCGCACCTTGTTCGTGTCGCACAACACCCTGCGCACCCACACGAAGCACATCTTTACCAAGCTGGACGTCACCAGCCGGCGGGCGGCGGTGCGGCGGGCCCGGGATCTGGGTCTGCTGTAG
- a CDS encoding ADP-ribosylglycohydrolase family protein — MTRQPGWADRAAGVLLGTAAGDALGAGYEFSYPGPDLPIGMIGGGPFDWAPGEWTDDTAMTLAVARVTATGADLTSTAGLDAVAAGFGEWFDSHPKDIGNQTRQVLGVRDGNAAAMTRTAQQVTGRKGGNGSLMRTAAVGLAYLDDGPGCARAAQMVGALTHDDERAVQACQLWSHAIGQAVRTGTFSGVRGYLDLVGGPVADFWTRRLDEAQSADPQSFSKNGWVVHALQTAWWAITNAGEQGNARHLAAALELAVRAGGDTDTTAAIAGALLGARWGASAVPAAWRRLLHGWPGMSARDLVRLGLLTARGGRDDQLGWPSAPRLRYEGCDTGREPVRHPHDDGVWLGGYDAAFGGDFDAVVSLCRMGAEPLVADHIEFWLVDDGWAANPNLSFVLNDAARTIRELRARGRTVLVHSVEGRSRTPSVAARYSRHLGGDPRDVLAAMPWADPNPQLWSVASGQDRRYAD; from the coding sequence ATGACGCGACAACCAGGCTGGGCGGACCGGGCCGCGGGGGTCCTGCTGGGCACCGCGGCCGGCGACGCCCTCGGCGCCGGCTACGAGTTCTCCTACCCCGGTCCGGACCTGCCCATCGGGATGATCGGCGGCGGCCCGTTCGACTGGGCGCCGGGCGAATGGACCGATGACACCGCGATGACCCTGGCCGTGGCCCGGGTGACCGCGACCGGCGCCGACCTGACCAGCACCGCCGGGTTGGACGCGGTCGCCGCCGGGTTCGGGGAATGGTTCGACTCCCACCCCAAGGACATCGGCAATCAGACCCGTCAGGTTCTGGGAGTGCGGGACGGCAACGCCGCCGCGATGACCCGGACGGCCCAGCAGGTCACCGGTCGCAAGGGCGGCAACGGGTCCCTGATGCGCACCGCCGCGGTCGGGCTGGCCTATCTGGACGACGGGCCGGGGTGTGCTCGCGCGGCGCAGATGGTCGGGGCGCTCACTCACGACGACGAGCGCGCCGTGCAGGCCTGCCAGTTGTGGTCGCACGCGATCGGCCAGGCCGTGCGAACCGGCACGTTCAGCGGTGTCCGCGGTTACCTGGACCTGGTCGGGGGACCGGTGGCGGACTTCTGGACGCGGCGGTTGGACGAGGCACAAAGCGCCGACCCGCAGTCGTTTTCGAAGAATGGATGGGTGGTGCATGCGCTGCAGACGGCCTGGTGGGCCATCACCAACGCCGGGGAGCAGGGCAACGCCCGACATCTGGCTGCCGCCCTGGAACTGGCCGTGCGGGCCGGCGGGGACACCGACACGACGGCGGCGATCGCCGGTGCCCTGCTCGGGGCCCGCTGGGGTGCGTCCGCGGTGCCGGCGGCCTGGCGCCGCCTGCTGCACGGCTGGCCCGGGATGAGCGCTCGCGATCTGGTTCGACTCGGCCTGCTCACCGCCCGCGGTGGGCGCGACGACCAGCTGGGCTGGCCGTCCGCGCCGCGGCTGCGCTACGAAGGATGCGACACCGGCCGTGAACCGGTCCGGCACCCGCACGACGACGGGGTCTGGCTCGGTGGCTACGACGCCGCCTTCGGCGGTGATTTCGACGCGGTGGTCAGCCTGTGCCGGATGGGGGCCGAACCGCTGGTCGCCGACCACATCGAGTTCTGGCTGGTCGACGACGGGTGGGCGGCGAACCCGAACCTGTCGTTCGTGCTCAACGACGCGGCGCGCACCATTCGTGAGCTGCGCGCCCGGGGCCGGACGGTGCTGGTGCACAGCGTCGAGGGCCGCAGCCGGACGCCGAGCGTGGCCGCCCGCTACTCCCGGCACCTCGGCGGCGATCCGCGCGACGTGCTGGCGGCCATGCCCTGGGCCGATCCGAACCCGCAGCTCTGGTCGGTGGCATCGGGTCAGGATCGGCGCTACGCCGACTGA
- a CDS encoding SRPBCC family protein has translation MSDFELSRSTAIDAPAPVVHALINDFHEWVAWSPWEGTDPALQRTYTGPSQGVGATYAWSGNRKAGRGSMRITDSTDREIGIRLEFLKPFKATNDVTFVLVPEGETTAVTWRMTGQRSAVMAAMNKVLHFDKMIGGDFDKGLRQLKARAEADQSA, from the coding sequence GTGTCCGACTTCGAACTCTCCCGCAGCACCGCCATCGATGCCCCGGCGCCGGTCGTGCACGCGTTGATCAACGACTTCCACGAATGGGTCGCCTGGTCGCCGTGGGAGGGCACCGACCCGGCCCTGCAGCGCACCTACACCGGCCCGAGCCAGGGCGTCGGGGCCACCTACGCGTGGTCCGGCAACCGCAAGGCGGGCCGCGGCAGCATGCGGATCACCGACTCGACCGACCGGGAGATCGGGATCCGGCTGGAGTTTCTCAAGCCGTTCAAGGCCACCAACGACGTCACCTTCGTGCTCGTGCCGGAGGGCGAGACCACGGCGGTGACGTGGCGGATGACCGGGCAGCGTTCGGCGGTGATGGCGGCGATGAACAAGGTGCTCCACTTCGACAAGATGATCGGCGGCGACTTCGACAAGGGCCTGCGGCAGCTCAAGGCCCGGGCCGAGGCCGATCAGTCGGCGTAG
- a CDS encoding epoxide hydrolase family protein, translating to MPDAQRRVEPFATQTSAAQLDDLRARLRATRWPDAPEQAGWSLGADVTYLRELIDYWAEEFDWPAQEAALNRLPRFRVRLDGSRIHLIHARAATRALPIILSHGWPDSFWRYIKVIPLLVDPAAHGADPADAFDVVVPDMPGFGYSDPPPGAPIDSIAVAARWARLMDVLGYHRFGAAGGDIGSHVSRYLALDHPDRVVAVHRTDAGVPVFSGERAELTPAERAWFDGAAGWNAAEGAFGAMHRSKPQTAAVGLTDSPAGLAAWIVEKLRSWSDCDGDLERSYTKDEILTNLSIYWFTGTIGSSMRMYHANAAIPVAQLARKVLVPSGFSLFPADLLRPPREWLERTATVVRVTEPVRGGHFAPFEEPELYAQELREFFRPFR from the coding sequence GTGCCGGACGCCCAGCGCCGCGTCGAACCGTTCGCCACGCAGACGAGCGCCGCCCAGCTCGATGATCTGCGGGCTCGATTGCGCGCGACCCGCTGGCCCGATGCGCCCGAACAGGCCGGCTGGTCGCTGGGGGCGGACGTGACCTACCTGCGGGAGTTGATCGACTACTGGGCGGAGGAGTTCGACTGGCCGGCCCAGGAGGCCGCGCTCAACCGGCTGCCGCGGTTCCGGGTCCGGCTCGACGGCTCGCGGATCCATCTCATCCACGCGCGGGCGGCGACGCGGGCGCTGCCGATCATCCTGAGCCACGGCTGGCCGGACTCGTTCTGGCGGTACATCAAGGTGATTCCGCTGCTGGTCGATCCGGCCGCGCACGGGGCCGACCCGGCGGACGCGTTCGACGTCGTGGTGCCGGACATGCCCGGCTTCGGCTACTCCGACCCGCCGCCAGGGGCGCCGATCGACTCGATCGCCGTCGCCGCCCGGTGGGCACGGCTGATGGACGTGCTCGGCTACCACCGGTTCGGGGCTGCGGGTGGCGACATCGGCAGTCACGTGAGTCGCTACCTGGCCCTGGACCACCCCGACCGGGTGGTGGCCGTCCACCGCACCGATGCCGGGGTGCCGGTGTTCTCCGGCGAGCGGGCCGAGCTGACCCCGGCCGAGCGGGCCTGGTTCGACGGCGCCGCCGGCTGGAACGCCGCCGAAGGTGCCTTTGGCGCGATGCACCGCAGCAAACCCCAAACCGCGGCCGTCGGACTGACCGACTCACCCGCCGGCCTGGCCGCCTGGATCGTGGAGAAGCTGCGGTCGTGGAGCGACTGCGACGGCGACCTCGAGCGCAGCTACACCAAGGACGAGATCCTGACCAACCTGTCCATCTACTGGTTCACCGGGACGATCGGTTCCTCCATGCGGATGTATCACGCGAACGCGGCGATCCCGGTCGCCCAGCTCGCCCGCAAAGTGCTCGTGCCATCCGGATTCTCGCTGTTCCCGGCGGATCTGCTGCGGCCTCCGCGGGAGTGGCTGGAACGCACGGCCACCGTGGTTCGGGTGACCGAACCGGTCCGCGGTGGCCATTTCGCCCCGTTCGAGGAGCCCGAGCTGTACGCGCAGGAGCTGCGTGAGTTCTTCCGGCCCTTCCGGTGA
- a CDS encoding DNA double-strand break repair nuclease NurA → MTGPAGMRFAVDGWDPGYGSGFDIDEELTDTTADVDPSVELPRDRWRPVGPTGPLPAPSRVLFVDGVRRVEARAWIDDQPDPAGGEDGPASTATEAICASYAAGVICCTGTRAHLQEGPISRRGLFTVAPHAQDVPTAAGTYQAHATAPNPQQPLAAVLSRALQNELAGIELQVARQARAGAPDEDDLLVVDGPLTGKTALPRAVGYIKSHHSAYLTRDLHAMVGRLRAGERTPVFRIGNGWDRHSWYLRLPGAPGAPWAGVVRVECSPDLSAGGVRELANLTQAVLPRFASAAYKDTRAPQNLYPIAGLERELRRRLGDQRLLYRALRAAAAT, encoded by the coding sequence GTGACCGGTCCGGCCGGCATGCGATTCGCCGTCGACGGCTGGGATCCCGGCTACGGCAGCGGATTCGACATCGACGAGGAGCTGACCGACACCACCGCCGACGTCGACCCGTCGGTGGAGCTGCCCCGGGACCGGTGGCGCCCGGTGGGGCCGACCGGGCCACTGCCGGCGCCGAGTCGGGTGCTGTTCGTGGACGGCGTGCGCCGGGTCGAGGCCCGGGCCTGGATCGACGACCAGCCCGATCCGGCCGGCGGCGAGGACGGCCCGGCGAGCACGGCGACCGAGGCGATCTGCGCGTCCTACGCGGCCGGGGTGATCTGCTGCACCGGCACCCGGGCGCACCTGCAGGAGGGCCCGATCTCGCGCCGCGGGTTGTTCACCGTGGCCCCGCACGCGCAGGACGTGCCGACCGCGGCCGGGACCTACCAGGCGCACGCCACCGCGCCGAACCCGCAGCAGCCGTTGGCCGCCGTGCTCTCCCGAGCCTTGCAGAACGAACTGGCCGGCATCGAACTGCAGGTCGCCCGCCAGGCCCGGGCCGGCGCGCCGGACGAGGACGACCTGCTGGTCGTGGACGGACCGCTGACCGGCAAGACCGCCCTGCCCCGGGCCGTCGGGTACATCAAGAGCCACCACAGCGCGTACCTGACCCGAGACCTGCACGCCATGGTCGGCCGGCTGCGGGCCGGTGAGCGCACGCCGGTGTTCCGCATCGGCAACGGCTGGGACCGGCACTCGTGGTACCTGCGGCTGCCCGGCGCCCCCGGCGCCCCCTGGGCCGGCGTGGTCCGGGTCGAATGCTCCCCCGACCTGTCCGCCGGCGGCGTGCGAGAACTGGCCAACCTCACCCAGGCCGTCCTGCCGCGGTTCGCCTCGGCCGCGTACAAGGACACCCGGGCACCGCAAAACCTCTACCCCATCGCCGGTCTCGAGCGCGAGCTGCGCCGCCGGCTGGGCGACCAGCGACTGCTCTACCGGGCGCTGCGCGCGGCGGCCGCGACCTGA
- a CDS encoding AAA family ATPase, whose product MRPVRLQMNGFAAFRDEAVVDFADADFFVLVGATGSGKSTVIDALTFALYGTVPRWNHRSMVMYGLAPTANQGKVALLFDVGDTRYLIARELRRTRTGVHVRNARLERLLDPTATGTIDDATESIATDSGVTAAVEKLLGLPYEHFCQCVVLPQGEFADFLRAKPAERRTILLKLLGAGLYTDIGQRANGRASLAGQRAELLTEQLAGLADATDAAETQAAQRESDFQSLVAAVEQQVPRLRTAATALDAARSERDRLIAERDLLAGLVVPHGIADLDAAHEASQATLTRAGEAEAAARLVDRQARERLAGAPDRAPLERALREHAELATVEAARPPAQAQARAAADRLTAAITDAGAATTALERARSARDVARSTVADLSDQVDRLTAEVDQLTAVVVPDGLVELAGRTAAAAAAVTAAAEALAAAQDREVRAQDLLAQAPARGPIEESVRLVTDLATAQAALAPLTAEHTRSSAARQAADNALAQAERAAEQARATREHARITHRAAALRSELVAGQACPVCDQPVATVPAAAHAPELADADEAVLARERAVARARAAQSAAATAETALATRLAAAQEQLAAVTARLAGRPTDLAELRAGLAQIDRLEADAREAATHLRRSRGAHDGAVAAARSLDADTAAARRALRAARDPLVAFGAPGVDEADLLGAWTALADWAGAQAGARRTQLRAQQAALATAHTAQARARDEFNAADDAAGAAQRAVNAATAAAERAAATAQHWQDRHAELAAAVAGAPGVEAATADLRRIDELTAAVRTSDAALQSAAADRAAAAAAVASLTDQVRQAWRGLRAARDTVIGLGAPDLPEESVLAGWSALSAWATAAARAGSAAAPDVEDALLAATRHRDAAADQLTGELAARGLEVDGDLADRAPAAAAAALAQARAERARIAERRAQAAAVQGELDRARQDHQVASTLGTLLRSNNFPEWLESAALDTLVIDASRRLGELSGGQFELTHRDGEFMVVDHADADSIRSVRTLSGGETFQASLALALALSTQLSSMAAEGAARLDSIFLDEGFGTLDDATLEVVAGTLENLAQGDRMVGVVTHVGALADRIPVRFVVRRDSRTSSIEREAS is encoded by the coding sequence ATGCGACCGGTCCGGCTGCAGATGAACGGTTTCGCCGCGTTCCGCGACGAGGCGGTGGTCGACTTCGCCGACGCCGACTTCTTCGTGCTGGTCGGCGCGACCGGCTCGGGCAAGTCGACCGTGATCGACGCCCTCACCTTCGCCCTGTACGGGACGGTGCCGCGGTGGAACCACCGCAGCATGGTCATGTACGGGCTCGCCCCGACGGCCAACCAGGGCAAGGTCGCGCTGCTGTTCGACGTCGGCGACACCCGCTATCTCATCGCCCGGGAATTGCGCCGGACCAGGACCGGCGTGCACGTCCGCAACGCGCGGCTGGAGCGGCTGCTGGACCCGACCGCGACCGGCACCATCGACGACGCCACCGAATCCATCGCCACGGACAGCGGCGTCACTGCGGCGGTGGAAAAGCTGCTCGGACTGCCGTATGAGCACTTCTGCCAATGCGTGGTGCTGCCGCAGGGTGAATTCGCCGACTTCCTGCGGGCCAAGCCGGCCGAACGGCGCACCATCCTGCTCAAGCTGCTCGGCGCCGGCCTCTACACCGACATCGGTCAGCGGGCGAACGGGCGAGCCAGCCTGGCCGGCCAACGCGCGGAGCTGCTCACCGAGCAACTCGCCGGCCTGGCCGACGCCACCGACGCGGCGGAAACCCAGGCCGCCCAACGGGAATCGGACTTCCAATCCCTGGTCGCCGCCGTCGAGCAGCAGGTGCCGCGGCTGCGTACCGCGGCCACCGCGTTGGACGCCGCCCGCAGCGAACGCGATCGGCTCATCGCCGAACGGGATCTGCTGGCCGGGCTGGTCGTCCCCCACGGGATCGCCGACCTGGACGCCGCCCACGAGGCATCCCAGGCCACCCTCACTCGCGCCGGCGAGGCCGAGGCGGCCGCCCGGCTGGTCGACCGGCAGGCCCGGGAGCGGCTGGCCGGCGCGCCCGACCGGGCCCCCCTGGAGCGCGCCCTGCGTGAGCACGCCGAACTGGCCACGGTCGAAGCGGCGCGGCCGCCGGCGCAGGCTCAGGCCCGGGCGGCCGCCGATCGGCTGACGGCGGCGATCACCGATGCCGGCGCGGCCACGACCGCGCTCGAACGGGCCCGTTCGGCCCGGGACGTCGCCCGGTCCACGGTCGCCGATCTGAGCGACCAGGTCGACCGGCTCACCGCCGAGGTCGACCAGCTCACCGCCGTGGTCGTCCCGGACGGCCTGGTGGAACTGGCCGGGCGGACGGCGGCGGCCGCCGCCGCCGTGACCGCCGCGGCCGAAGCGCTGGCCGCGGCGCAGGACCGTGAGGTCCGCGCCCAGGACCTGCTGGCCCAGGCGCCCGCCCGCGGTCCGATCGAGGAGTCGGTGCGCCTGGTCACCGACCTGGCCACGGCCCAGGCGGCGCTCGCGCCCTTGACGGCCGAGCACACCCGGTCGTCGGCGGCCCGGCAGGCCGCCGACAACGCGCTGGCCCAGGCCGAGCGGGCGGCCGAGCAGGCACGCGCCACCCGGGAACATGCCCGGATCACCCACCGCGCGGCCGCCCTGCGGTCGGAACTGGTCGCCGGGCAGGCCTGTCCGGTCTGCGACCAGCCGGTGGCGACGGTGCCGGCGGCCGCCCACGCCCCCGAGTTGGCCGACGCCGACGAGGCCGTGCTGGCCCGGGAGCGTGCGGTGGCCCGGGCCCGGGCCGCCCAGTCGGCGGCGGCCACCGCCGAGACCGCCCTGGCCACCCGGTTGGCCGCCGCCCAGGAGCAGCTCGCCGCCGTGACCGCGCGGCTGGCGGGACGGCCGACCGACCTGGCGGAGTTGCGCGCCGGGTTGGCCCAGATCGACCGGCTGGAGGCCGACGCCCGGGAGGCGGCCACCCACCTGCGGCGGAGCCGGGGCGCGCACGACGGGGCCGTCGCCGCGGCCCGATCCTTGGACGCGGACACCGCCGCCGCCCGGCGGGCCCTGCGCGCGGCTCGGGATCCACTGGTCGCGTTCGGAGCCCCGGGCGTCGACGAGGCCGACCTGCTCGGCGCCTGGACCGCCCTGGCCGACTGGGCGGGTGCGCAGGCCGGCGCCCGGCGCACGCAGCTGCGGGCCCAGCAGGCGGCCCTGGCCACGGCGCACACCGCGCAGGCGCGGGCCCGCGATGAGTTCAACGCGGCCGACGACGCGGCCGGCGCAGCCCAACGAGCCGTCAACGCGGCAACGGCAGCCGCGGAACGGGCCGCCGCCACCGCGCAGCACTGGCAGGACCGGCACGCCGAGCTGGCCGCCGCGGTGGCCGGTGCCCCCGGGGTCGAGGCGGCCACCGCCGACCTGCGGCGGATCGACGAGCTGACCGCCGCGGTCCGGACCAGCGACGCGGCCCTGCAGTCGGCCGCCGCCGATCGAGCGGCCGCGGCCGCCGCGGTCGCCTCGTTGACCGACCAGGTCCGTCAGGCCTGGCGCGGCCTGCGGGCGGCCCGCGACACGGTGATCGGCCTGGGCGCCCCGGATCTGCCCGAGGAATCGGTGCTAGCCGGTTGGAGTGCGCTCAGCGCCTGGGCCACCGCCGCGGCCCGGGCCGGGTCGGCCGCCGCCCCCGACGTCGAGGATGCGCTGCTGGCCGCCACGCGGCACCGCGACGCCGCGGCCGACCAGTTGACCGGCGAACTGGCCGCCCGGGGCCTGGAGGTGGACGGGGATCTGGCTGACCGGGCCCCGGCCGCGGCCGCCGCGGCGCTGGCCCAGGCCCGGGCCGAGCGCGCCCGGATCGCCGAGCGGCGGGCCCAGGCGGCCGCCGTCCAGGGCGAGCTGGACCGGGCCCGGCAGGACCACCAGGTGGCCAGCACCCTGGGTACCCTGTTGCGCAGCAACAACTTCCCGGAATGGCTGGAATCGGCCGCGCTGGACACGCTGGTGATCGACGCATCCCGCCGGCTCGGCGAGCTGTCCGGCGGGCAGTTCGAACTGACCCACCGGGACGGGGAGTTCATGGTCGTCGACCACGCCGACGCCGACAGCATCCGCAGCGTCCGCACGCTGTCCGGCGGGGAGACATTCCAGGCCAGCCTGGCGTTGGCCCTGGCCCTGTCCACCCAGCTGTCCTCGATGGCCGCCGAGGGGGCCGCCCGGCTCGACTCGATCTTCCTGGACGAGGGCTTCGGCACGCTCGACGATGCCACCCTGGAGGTGGTGGCCGGCACCCTGGAGAACCTGGCCCAGGGCGATCGGATGGTCGGCGTAGTCACCCATGTCGGAGCCCTGGCCGACCGCATCCCGGTCCGTTTCGTGGTCCGGCGGGATTCGCGCACCTCTTCCATCGAGCGCGAGGCGTCGTGA